A DNA window from Methylobacterium sp. NMS14P contains the following coding sequences:
- a CDS encoding CaiB/BaiF CoA transferase family protein, with product MSQNLPLRGLTVLALEQAVAAPYCTSRLADAGARVIKIERPEGDFARGYDAAVNGLASYFVWLNRGKESLVADIKDAADARLLHAILAEADVFVQNLAPGAAARAGFGSAELRARYPRLITVDISGYGAGNAYSDMKAYDLLVQAESGLAGITGHPAGPGRVGVSVCDVACGMDAHAAVLEALIARGITGQGCALEVSLFSGAADWMNVPLLYFEGTGQAPRRVGLAHPSICPYGAFPTADGSLVLISIQNEREWGNFCAGVLGEPELARAEGFASNNARVANRAAVDLRIGAELVRLGRDAAAARLKAAGTAYGFVNTLADLAAHPALIRAEVRTPSGPARIVAPPVLIDGAVRALGPVPAIDEHGARIREEFARRARGQ from the coding sequence ATGAGCCAGAACCTGCCGCTGCGAGGGCTGACCGTGCTCGCCCTGGAGCAGGCCGTCGCCGCGCCCTACTGCACCTCGCGGCTCGCCGATGCCGGGGCCCGGGTCATCAAGATCGAGCGGCCGGAGGGGGATTTCGCCCGCGGCTACGACGCGGCGGTCAACGGGCTCGCGAGCTACTTCGTGTGGCTCAACCGCGGCAAGGAGAGCCTCGTCGCCGACATCAAGGATGCGGCCGATGCCCGCCTGCTGCACGCGATCCTCGCGGAGGCCGACGTGTTCGTGCAGAACCTCGCCCCCGGCGCGGCCGCCCGGGCCGGGTTCGGGTCGGCGGAGCTGCGCGCGCGCTATCCCCGGCTGATCACCGTCGACATCTCCGGCTACGGCGCCGGCAACGCCTACAGCGACATGAAGGCCTACGACCTGCTGGTCCAGGCCGAGAGCGGGCTCGCCGGGATCACCGGCCACCCGGCGGGACCCGGTCGCGTCGGCGTCTCCGTCTGCGACGTCGCCTGCGGGATGGACGCCCACGCCGCGGTCCTCGAGGCGCTGATCGCCCGCGGGATCACCGGGCAGGGCTGCGCCCTGGAGGTCAGCCTGTTCAGCGGCGCCGCCGACTGGATGAACGTGCCGCTGCTCTACTTCGAGGGGACGGGTCAGGCCCCGCGGCGGGTCGGCCTCGCGCACCCGTCGATCTGCCCCTACGGCGCCTTCCCCACGGCCGACGGCAGCCTCGTGCTGATCTCGATCCAGAACGAGCGCGAGTGGGGGAATTTCTGCGCCGGCGTGCTCGGCGAGCCGGAGCTCGCCCGGGCCGAGGGCTTCGCGTCCAACAACGCCCGTGTGGCCAACCGCGCCGCGGTCGACCTGCGCATCGGCGCCGAGCTGGTGCGGCTGGGCCGCGACGCGGCCGCCGCCCGGCTGAAGGCGGCGGGCACCGCCTACGGTTTCGTCAACACGCTGGCGGACCTCGCCGCGCACCCCGCGCTGATCCGCGCGGAGGTCCGGACGCCTTCGGGTCCGGCCCGGATCGTCGCGCCGCCGGTACTGATCGACGGCGCGGTCCGCGCCCTCGGCCCGGTCCCCGCGATCGACGAGCACGGGGCGCGGATCCGCGAGGAATTCGCGCGCCGGGCTCGAGGACAGTGA